CAGTCACTGATGCTCAGCGGTTCCATGCCCATGACCAGAAGTTCGGGTTTGCTGCCCAGAAGTTCGGCCATGCTCAGGGAGTCCAGCAGATCGATATCGTGCAGGGACAGGCGCTGGGCCTTGTTGTCCCGCAATTCGGCTTCGGTGAAGCGGTATGCCGTTCCCGGAGCCCGTCCGGCCTTGATGGCGTCGAGCACGAGTACCCGCTCGTATTCCTGGAATATGTGGAAGATGTCCTGAGTGAAGGTTGCCCCGTCCAGAAAAGTCACCGGCAGGCCGGACCATTCGTCTTCCTTCGCCAGGTCCTGCACGGCGTGTATGCCCACTCCGTCGTCCGTCAGCAGCAGGTTGCCCACTCCGAGCACCAGCAAGCGTTTCATGCTTTCCCCCGTTACATGAAGAGGGGCGCCTAAAGCGCCCCTCCCGATTTGCGTCGCTCCGGTCAGCCCAGAGTGATGACGTGTTCTTCGCCCGTTTCAGCGTGCAGCACGTGCACGGCACAGCCCAGTCACGGGTCGTAGGCGCGCACCAGGCGGCCTACGTTTACAGGGTTTTTCACGTCCGGGACAGGTATGCCGAGGAGAGCCTGTTCCACCGGCCCGCGCTGGTTCATGTCGTCCATGGGGCTGCAATTCCACAGTGTGGCCGAAACCACCTGATAGTTTTCGATCTTCTGATCCTTGATCTTCAGGTAGTGCAGGAGGGAGCCG
Above is a window of Desulfomicrobium orale DSM 12838 DNA encoding:
- the hysD gene encoding NiFeSe hydrogenase maturation protease gives rise to the protein MKRLLVLGVGNLLLTDDGVGIHAVQDLAKEDEWSGLPVTFLDGATFTQDIFHIFQEYERVLVLDAIKAGRAPGTAYRFTEAELRDNKAQRLSLHDIDLLDSLSMAELLGSKPELLVMGMEPLSISDWSMELSEPVRTAYPLFLEAVRREIRALL